A region of the Variovorax sp. 54 genome:
AGACGATCACGAGCACCCACACCGTGATGAACACGGCGCAGGCCAGGAGCACGGGCTTGATCAGTCGCGACAGCATCAGGAACCCGTGGAGGCCTTTGTCACAAGCGGGCGCACGTGGTCGCGTGACCGCATGCCATGCCTGCAGCCGAAGAAGGGCGCACCGCCGTCATTCGGACGCGGAAGCGATCTGGCTGGACAGCAGCCTGCAACCGCAGGCCGCGCGGTCGCCGTGGCGCGCCACGCGCCGGCCGTCGAGCGTGACGCAGTCGCTGCCGGTCACGATGGGGTTGATGCCATGGCCAGGCCGTGGGCACGACACCATGTCGCCGATGCGCGCCACGCGCCGGTCGTCGATGCTTGTGTTTTCGGACGCGGTGATCACGAAGCCACCGTGGTCGGTCTTGTCATGCAGAACGATCCACGGCCGATCGTTGTCGGCGTCGGGTTGATCCTCACCCATTTGAACTCCCCCCTTGATTGCCTCGTGGTGTGCCGATGCGACAGGTGTCGTCTCGGCATTCAGTTGCGTGACAATTTAAATCCCGGCTTGCGGTACTCCACGTGACCGTAGTCCCTGAAGGACCACCGACCACCCCACACCAAGCCCACGGACTCGGCCGCTTCACCATAGAGGCGATAGCCTTCCATGGCCCACGGATCTTTTTCAGAGATCACCAGCTTGCCATTGCGATAGAACGCGTTGTCTGCCGCAAGTCCGTACTGATGATAGCTTTGATTGGCCTTCGCCATGGTCACTGTATTGCCCAATGCAGCGAGTTTGGCTTGTCGTTCGGGGCTGCGATAACCCTCGAGCAACGCGAGGTCGTAGCCGTGCTTTTCTTTCATGATCTTGTAGACGATCAGCAAACGATTACGAAAGTCCACATCGAGCGCAGCCCAGTCCCGACTGCCTTCTTTCGTGAGCGGACGAATCTGCTCGACCTCTGCAGTGGCAAACACCTCGGGCGGCAACGGCTGCGGCGGCACCAGCTGCTCGCCCTGCAGCAACGCTTCGATTTTCGGATCGCTTGTGGCGGCCCAGTCGTCGAAGAAGAGCACACGGCCACTTCCGAAAGTCACACTTAACAACACCGGCACGATAAGCAGACCCATGCCCGACAGCAACAAGTAGCGATGCCTTACGGCAAAAGTACGCACTCCTGAGCCACTGTCGCGCATCAATTGAAAACTTGCTTCGGACACAAAACCGAGACGGCGTCCTATTCCAA
Encoded here:
- a CDS encoding M15 family metallopeptidase encodes the protein MIFFTLFCYFALMVAALAIFLFPSFRDRVLRATVSISTAIAFFFIGIGRRLGFVSEASFQLMRDSGSGVRTFAVRHRYLLLSGMGLLIVPVLLSVTFGSGRVLFFDDWAATSDPKIEALLQGEQLVPPQPLPPEVFATAEVEQIRPLTKEGSRDWAALDVDFRNRLLIVYKIMKEKHGYDLALLEGYRSPERQAKLAALGNTVTMAKANQSYHQYGLAADNAFYRNGKLVISEKDPWAMEGYRLYGEAAESVGLVWGGRWSFRDYGHVEYRKPGFKLSRN
- a CDS encoding PAAR domain-containing protein; amino-acid sequence: MGEDQPDADNDRPWIVLHDKTDHGGFVITASENTSIDDRRVARIGDMVSCPRPGHGINPIVTGSDCVTLDGRRVARHGDRAACGCRLLSSQIASASE